The following coding sequences lie in one Apium graveolens cultivar Ventura chromosome 1, ASM990537v1, whole genome shotgun sequence genomic window:
- the LOC141709030 gene encoding uncharacterized protein LOC141709030 yields the protein MKGRKRRESYSPGRGSREPPGRRTNSGILLPRMASEPGIGAKNSSRQSKEGGRIFCGTPECEEAFLKIKEQLGNPPMLAKPEDGETLILYLAVSEYSVSAVLVKEEASHQWPVYYVIKRLLDAETWYTNMEKLVYALILAAQKLRPYFQAHRIEVRTAYPLRHILHKPESSRRMLKWAVELGQLDLEYCPRTAIKGQALADFILEFDAEVNDKAIVLAEPSSQRSSQDEKRQELPHPWWILHVDGAVNNNGSGVGIVLITPEGHRLMSAIHFKFYVTNNDDEYEALINGLKLALEVGAMNLIVRSDSELVVNQINGGFQARGPRTELYMRCAQCLLNFFSNARLESISREENSNADALAKMGSQMDSVQLGQILLGIQEIPSIPEVEVLLTQEVPRESWMTPIHNYIQTGAVPKDKLQALRLRYQAAKYVEYDGILYKRGFNQPLLRCVDMEEGNYILREVHEGICGNHSGVVRWH from the exons ATGAAGGGCCGTAAGCGGAGAGAGAGCTATAGCCCTGGCAGAGGAAGTCGAGAGCCTCCTGGACGTCGGACTAATTCGGGAATCCTTCTACCCAGAATGGCTAGCGAACCCGGTATTG GTGCAAAGAATTCTTCAAGGCAATCAAAGGAAGGGGGGAGGATTTTCTGTGGCACTCCTGAGTGTGAAGAAgcttttctgaaaatcaaagagCAGTTGGGAAATCCTCCGATGTTGGCCAAGCCAGAAGATGGAGAAACATTGATTCTTTACTTGGCGGTGTCTGAATACTCCGTCAGCGCGGTATTGGTAAAGGAAGAAGCAAGCCACCAGTGGCCCGTATACTATGTGATCAAAAGGTTGTTAGATGCAGAAACCTGGTATACCAACATGGAAAAACTGGTGTACGCACTCATTCTTGCGGCACAAAAGTTAAGACCATACTTTCAGGCTCACCGAATAGAAGTTCGCACCGCTTATCCGCTTCGGCATATTCTACATAAACCTGAATCGTCAAGGAGAATGTTAAAATGGGCAGTAGAGCTAGGACAATTGGATTTGGAGTATTGTCCTCGTACTGCAATTAAGGGACAAGCGCTGGCCGATTTCATACTTGAGTTCGATGCAGAAgttaatgacaaggccatagtTTTGGCGGAACCGTCCTCGCAAAGAAGTTCTCAGGATGAAAAGAGGCAGGAACTCCCACACCCTTGGTGGATATTACATGTTGACGGGGCCGTGAATAATAATGGATCAGGTGTCGGGATTGTCTTGATCACTCCGGAGGGGCACCGTTTGATGAGTGCTATCCATTTCAAGTTTTATGTTACTAACAATGATGatgagtatgaagccctgatcaACGGTCTGAAATTAGCTTTGGAGGTAGGGGCCATGAATCTGATAGTTCGGAGCGATTCCGAATTAGTTGTGAACCAGATCAATGGAGGTTTCCAAGCACGGGGACCGCGAACAGAGTTATATATGAGATGTGCACAATGCCTACTGAATTTTTTTTCAAATGCCAGGCTAGAAAGCATTTCGCGAGAAGAAAATAGTAATGCGGATGCCTTGGCCAAGATGGGTTCACAGATGGACAGTGTTCAACTTGGACAAATCCTTTTGGGAATCCAGGAAATCCCAAGTATTCCAGAGGTAGAGGTGCTTCTGACACAAGAAGTCCCGCGAGAAAGCTGGATGACCCCCATTCATAACTATATTCAGACAGGAGCTGTACCAAAAGACAAATTACAGGCTCTACGCCTTCGGTACCAGGCTGCAAAGTATGTGGAATATGACGGGATATTGTACAAGAGAGGATTTAATCAGCCACTGTTACGTTGTGTGGATATGGAAGAAGGAAACTATATTCTCAGAGAAGTGCACGAAGGAATTTGTGGCAACCACTCGGGGGTGGTTCGTTGGCATTAA
- the LOC141669368 gene encoding ATPase 7, plasma membrane-type-like: MPEENVFWTLMGILDDYFDGYFSEELKESEIMTVIFALVTWDVAGIVKIIWKWAAIIRIYNILSYLLLVPIKFSVRYALGGRAWGLIFDNKESETELVYITSYCIHHLKGFWKRG; encoded by the exons ATGCCTGAAGAAAATGTATTCTG GACTTTGATGGGAATCCTTGATGACTACTTTGATGGCTATTTCTCAGAGGAATTGAAAGAATCTGAG ATCATGACTGTCATATTTGCTCTAGTCACATGGGATGTTGCTGGAATTGTCAAGATTATATGGAAATGGGCTGCTATTATTAGGATATACAACATTTTGAGTTACCTCCTGCTTGTTCCGATCAAATTTAGTGTCCGGTATGCACTCGGTGGAAGAGCTTGGGGACTGATATTTGATAACAAAGAAAGTGAAACCGAACTTGTTTACATCACATCAT ACTGCATTCACCACTTAAAAGGATTTTGGAAGAGAGGCTAG